Genomic segment of Fibrobacter sp. UWEL:
GCCATCAATTCCAGGGCGTCGCGGTAAAGATCCAGCCAAGTTCTGGAGAAGCCCAGACGGACAAAGAAACTCTTGCCCAGGTTATATTCGCCAGCCAAGTTCAGGAAGGGCTCTGCATACCGAGGAAATTCAGTTGCCGCAAAAAGCGTCAGGCGGGGCAGAGACTTTGCTCGCATATAGCCGCTTAAAATGAATGTCTGGGACATGGGGTAGTACTGGTTTTCGTCATCGTCCACGTAGTCGCGGAGCAGACATCCGAAATCTCGGGCTGCCAGGGCCAGTCCAAATAACTTGCTTTCGGACTGCCAGGTAATACCCCAGTCGAAAGCGGCGCCCATTGCGGTTCTGGCACCTTCGTCATCTGCCAGATTATCCGTTGCAAACTTCAAAGTTGCACCGAAATTGAAATGCTTCATGGGGAAGGCGATCGTTGCGGTAATCAACTGGCTAAAGGGATTGTAGTCCTTTCCCGTTGCATCGCCGTAGTCGTCGTAACCTTCGATGGTGCCGTAGTCCAGCCAGTTGTAGCTCACCTGATAGATGTACTTCTGGTAGTGACCTGTGTAGGATAAACTTCCCTGATTGTCTGCGAAATCACCAGTCTGCCAGTGAGCTTCTGCCATATGGTTCTTGCCTTCGGGCAGAATCACGCTAGCCGGGTTCACGGTAACAATGGTGGGATCCGTAGAGGGGAGAGCTCCTGCAGCCTTTTCCAAAGCGGTGTTGCGGGGACCGTCAAAGGTGTTCATAAAAGAGAACACTTCGCGTCCAGCATCGTTCTGTGTGAAATAGGCCATACCTGCTGTAGGAAGCAGCAGACCTGCAATAAATGCGCTTTTGGAAATCTTAAACGGCATGGGATAAATTTAAAAAATTTGTTCCGCAGGAATGTGCGTTCAGTAATTAGAAAAACCACAATTTTGTGCAAATTGTCCAATCCACCTTTACAAAAAAAAGAACCTTTAGTATATTTGTCGCACTCGGGCTATTAGCTCAGTTGGTAGAGCAACGCCCTTTTAAGGCGTGGGTCGAAGGTTCGAGTCCTTCATAGCTCAGGAAAGGCCGGTTTCGAGTAATCGGGATCGGCCTTTTCCTTTTAAAATCGGGGTGTAGCTCAGCCTGGTAGAGCGTCTGCTTTGGGAGCAGAATGTCGTCAGTTCGAATCTGGCTACCCCGATACGAGAAAGGCACCCCTTGTGGGTGCCTTTTCTCGTATCTTAGGTATAGCCAGATCGAACGACGAAGTCAGTTCGACAAAAATCGCCGATGCACGAAACGAAGTGAGTGCGTACGGCAATTTTTGAGCTTAGGCCATAAGGCCTAAGCCCGAAGGGCAAGCAAGGCACGGCGAAGCCGTATTGCCTTGCGCAGCAATCTGGCTATAATCCCGATACAAAAATCCTGTGTTTGCCAGAATGATGCAGTTGCTCGTCGAAGACGAGTAGCGACGAGAACAATCTGGCTACCCCCGCGTCTCATTTTTTTTGACTTTTATGTTTTATAAAAAATAGGTTGCTCATTAGTTTCTTATATTCCCTTCAGAGGTAACGTATGAATTATCAAGAAGTTTTGGAAAATGCCCGCAAGAACATCGGCCCCAATTGCAAGGTTTGCCCCGTCTGTAACGGTTTGGCTTGCAAGAATACTATGCCGGGCCCTGGCTCCAAGGCTCCGGGGAATGGTGCCAACGACAACTACAACGCTTGGAAAAAGATCAAGCTGAACGTGGATACTTTCGTTGAAAATTCTCCCATTGATACCAGCACGGAACTGCTGGGCCTCAAGTTAAGTTTTCCGCTGATTACGGCGCCCATCGGGTCTATCGCCATGCAGTTCAATCCCACTGACGATGTGGCGGACTTTAACGAAAAGTGCATGGCCGCCTGCGAATCCCGCGGCATTTTCCACGCCTACGGCAATGGCCGCGACCAGCGTGTCTGGGACCGCGCCATCGAATCGGGCAAGGCTCACAGCAACTGCGGCATACCCGTTTTCAATCCTGGCACCAACGAACATATTATGGAACTGATGGACCTGTTCAAGGATTCCATGCCCAAGGCTATGAGCGTTGTGGTGGACAGCGCTGGCTTGCCTCACTTGAAGTCTTTCAACGGCAAGGGCGGCGGCACAAAGACCATCGAGGATTTAAAGGAACTGAAGGCTCACGCTAAGGAGCCCTTTATCGTGAAGGGAATCATGAGTGCTCGCACAGCGCTTAAGGCTGTGGAAGCTGGTGCTGATGCTATTATCGTTTCTAATCACGGTGGGCGAGTTCTTTCGGATACGCCCGCTACCGCCGAAGTTTTGCCAGAAATCGTCGCCGCAGTTAAAGGACGTTCCAAAATTCTTATTGATGGCGGAATCCGCTCTGGCCTGGATGTTTTCAAAGCCCTCGCCATGGGCGCAGACGCTTGCCTCATTTGCCGCCCTGTGCTGATTTCTTATTACGGCGGCGGTCAGGAAGGCATCGAAATCTACCTAGATAAAATCAAGTCCGAACTTGAGGACACCATGTACATGTGCGGCGCCCGCAAAATTGCTGATATTGACGAAACGATGATTCGCGTTTAGCTAGATCCTCGGAACGGGGACGGCATCAACTGATTCAAAAAAAGTTATATTGAAGACATGGTCAATATTCCTGAAAATCTGAGACAACAAATTGTTCAGTTCGCAAAGAAGTGCGGACTGAGTCGTGTTGTGTTGTTTGGTTCTCGTGCTCGCGGAACCAATAGGGAACGTAGTGATGTTGACTTGGCTGTATCAGGATGCAATGTTGCTGAATTCCAGTATATGTTGGAAGATGATGCTGATTCGCTTTTGTCCTTTGATGTAATTGACTTAGAATCAGTACTTTCGCAGAAATTGAAGCAGAATATCGAACGTGAAGGAGTGTGCCTTTATGCAGAAGTTTGATAATTTCAAAAACTGCTTTGAAGTCCTGAAAAACTCCGAAAAAGCAAAAGCCCTTGCCGACGAAATTTATAGGACCGGAGTCATTGGACAATTTGGTTTAGCTTTTGAACTTGCCTGGAAAACGCTTCAGGAATTGATGCGCCTTCATGGAATTGAAGAAGCTGAAAACGGGTCTCCTAGAGAAATTCTAAGAGCTGGTTTCAAGTATGGTTTCTTGAATGATGAATCCACTTGGTTGTCGATGCTTAAGGATCGAAATTCCGCATCTCATATTTATGATGAGGAATCGTTTAATTCAGTTCTTGATCGAGTGTATTCAGGTTACATTGGTGAGTTTGATAATTTCAAGAGTGCTATGGAATCAAAGATTGGCTCACTTGAAAATAGTCCGGAAAACAAACTTTAATTATCCTTCACACTCCGCATCTGCTTGCGGATTCACAAATCTTGCATTGCCGATGGTGCGTTCTGCGATCCATTTCTGGACGCTTGCGCGGGCAGCTTCACCAAGAATTTCCTTCTTGTTCTTCTTCTTCAAGCCCTCGTGATGGGGGAGGAGGCCGAAGTTGAAATTCATGGGCTGGAAGTCTTCGTTTTCTTCTACAAGGCGGTTCATGAGAGCGCCGATGCAACTTTCGTCGGGTAGCGGGTCTGCGGCTCCGTGCAAAAGCGTCTGGGCCATGTTCCAAGCAGAATACAAACCGGTGGCTACTGCTTCGGTGTAGCCTTCGGAACCTGTAATCTGACCTGCGAACCATGTGGGCGGCAAGTCCTTGGCGCATTCCAGTTCCGGGCGCAGACGCAATGTCTTGTCCAGGAACTTGGGCGAATCGATGAAAGTGTTGCGATGCATGCAGCCCAGGCGTGCGAAGTTCGCATTCTTCAGGGCCGGAACCATGGTGAAGATTTCCTTCTGGGTACCCCACTTGAGGCGCGTCTGGAAGCCCACCATGTTGTACAAAGTCTTCTGCTTGTTTTCGGCGCGGAGCTGGATGACGGCGTACCAAAGTTTGCCGTTGTTGCCAAGGCCGAGGCCGATGGGACGCATGGGGCCGTGACGCAACGTTTCGTAGCCGCGGCGGGCCAATTCTTCAACGGGCAGGCAGCCTTCGAACAGCTCGTGCTTTTCGTAGGGGCGGGGCTCAATACCTTCTGCATCCACAAGGGCTGCCACGAACTTCTCGTAGGTTTCGCGGTCCAGGGGGCAGTTGATAAAGTCTGCAGTTTCGCCCTTCTCCCAGCGGTTCATATAGAAGGCGTGGTCAAAGTCGATGGAATCCGTTTCCACCACGGGAGCGATGGCATCATAGAAATGCAAACGGTCGCTGCCCAAGCGCTTAAAGATGTCATCGGCCAGAGTGTCGCTTGCCAGTGGTCCTGCAGCTACCAGAGTGGGGCAATCGCCTGCAAGGCTCGTCACTTCTTCGCGATGCAACGTGATGTTGGGGCATTCAGCAATTTTCTTTTCCACAAGTTCGCTAAAGATGTCGCGATTCACTGTAAGGGAATCTCCCGCGGGCACTGCGGCTTCGGCGGCGCATTCCATAAGGAAGCTGCCCAACATTCTCAGTTCCTGCTTCAAGAGGCCGTGTGCACTGGTAACGCCCAAAGCCTTAAAGCTGTTGGAGCAAACCAGCTGGGCCAAGTGGCCGTCGCGATGGGCGGGCGTCGGCTTTACCGGGCGCATTTCGTACAGATGAACATCAAAACCGCGGCTTGCTAACTGCAATGCTGCTTCACAACCGGCGAGACCGCCACCAATCACACGAACTTTCTGAGTCATGACAACAAATTTAGAAAAACAAAAAGGGTTCCTTCAATGAAGGAGCCCTTTTTGCAAACTTTAGAAAAATGATTAGTTCACAATCATCTTCTTATAGGTCTTTGCGTTTCCGATCCACAGCTTCACCAGAAGTTCTTCAAGAGAAGCGGAGGTGACGCAATCTGGATCAGCGTCTTGAATCTCATCGGAAATCATGTTGGCCTGGGTCAGGTTCAACATGCCGTAGTAAAGAGCTTCAATAAGCTGAGACAGAAATTCGGGAGAGACTCGTGCGATGCATTCCATATCGTTGAGGGGTGGCAGCTGGCTGTTGTCCGGCATGAACTGGTCCAGGTTATCCATGGTCCACATGTCGGCAGCCTTGCCCATATCGGGAGACAGGGCTACACCCTTCAGGCTGGAACGGTATTCCTTCCATTCCTTATCCGTGGTCTTGCCTGCCTTGCGAATCTTCTTCAGGAAGGAAAGTACTGTATGGTACAGTTCCTTTTCTTTCTGATTAGTTTCCTTCTGGGATGCTGGAATCATCTACGAGTTTTCCTTTTTAGTGACGGAAGTGACGCATGCCGGTGAAGACCATTGCCACGCCGAGCTTGTTGCAAGCTTCGATGGAAAGGTCGTCCTTCTTGGAACCACCCGGCTGCACGATGTACTGAACACCGGCTGCTGCTGCGGCTTCAACGTTATCCGGGAACGGGAAGAATGCGTCGGAACCCATAACGACTTCGCTGAACACCTTAGCTTCCAGAGCCTTGAGGCCAGCCTTGTCGATGCACTTGCCCTTTTCGTTGAAGAACTTTGCTGCAGCCTTCATGCGAGCAACGTTGTCACGAACGCGGGGCTGGCAGAGGCGGAGGTTGGAGTCAATGCGGTTGGGCTGGCCGGGGCCGAGACCCAGAACCTGGAAGTAACCACGAGCGTATTCGTAACCCATGACGATTGCGTTGGACTTGGTGTGCTTGGTGACGATCCAAGTAAAGCGGGCGAGGGCTTCCTTGTTCTTTGCGAACTTCTTCTTGGTGACGCATTCGAACTTTTCGTAAACGTCAACGTCGCGGTCCTGAACCAGCATACCGCCGATCACATGCTTGTAGACCTTCATCTTGGTGGCCTTCTTGATTTCGCCAACTTCCAGGAGACGAATGTCCTTGGACTTGTTCTGGAGGAATTCAAGAGCATCCTTGTCGAATGCGGGAGCCAGAAGGATTTCAACAAACTTACCCTTCAGGAATTCAGCAGTCTTTAGGTCAACCTTCTTGGTCACTGCGATCACGGAACCGAAAGCGGACACCGGATCACCTTCCCATGCAGCTTCCATAGCAGTGCGAAGAGTCTTACCGGTAGCGAGGCCACAGGGGTTCATGTGCTTCACGATGACAACTGCATTTTCACCAGCGAATTCGCGAGCCATTTCCAGAGCTGCGTCAGCATCAACGATGTTGTTGTAGCTGAGTTCCTTACCATGGAGCTGCTTTGCAGTTGCAAGGCTTGCTTCATTGCAAGTGGGGTCGCGGTAGAAAACTGCGGCCTGGTGAGAGTTTTCACCGTAGCGCATGGGCTGCGGGTCAACGAACTTAAGCTTCAATTCTTTGGGTTCTTTAGCCATTTTATCTTCCTTTAGGTTGGTTTAAAATCTCTTGCGTGATTAGGTTTCGCTGGGTTCGCCGCCGATGACCACTT
This window contains:
- a CDS encoding alpha-hydroxy-acid oxidizing protein; protein product: MNYQEVLENARKNIGPNCKVCPVCNGLACKNTMPGPGSKAPGNGANDNYNAWKKIKLNVDTFVENSPIDTSTELLGLKLSFPLITAPIGSIAMQFNPTDDVADFNEKCMAACESRGIFHAYGNGRDQRVWDRAIESGKAHSNCGIPVFNPGTNEHIMELMDLFKDSMPKAMSVVVDSAGLPHLKSFNGKGGGTKTIEDLKELKAHAKEPFIVKGIMSARTALKAVEAGADAIIVSNHGGRVLSDTPATAEVLPEIVAAVKGRSKILIDGGIRSGLDVFKALAMGADACLICRPVLISYYGGGQEGIEIYLDKIKSELEDTMYMCGARKIADIDETMIRV
- a CDS encoding nucleotidyltransferase family protein, which produces MVNIPENLRQQIVQFAKKCGLSRVVLFGSRARGTNRERSDVDLAVSGCNVAEFQYMLEDDADSLLSFDVIDLESVLSQKLKQNIEREGVCLYAEV
- a CDS encoding HI0074 family nucleotidyltransferase substrate-binding subunit: MQKFDNFKNCFEVLKNSEKAKALADEIYRTGVIGQFGLAFELAWKTLQELMRLHGIEEAENGSPREILRAGFKYGFLNDESTWLSMLKDRNSASHIYDEESFNSVLDRVYSGYIGEFDNFKSAMESKIGSLENSPENKL
- the trmFO gene encoding methylenetetrahydrofolate--tRNA-(uracil(54)-C(5))-methyltransferase (FADH(2)-oxidizing) TrmFO, encoding MTQKVRVIGGGLAGCEAALQLASRGFDVHLYEMRPVKPTPAHRDGHLAQLVCSNSFKALGVTSAHGLLKQELRMLGSFLMECAAEAAVPAGDSLTVNRDIFSELVEKKIAECPNITLHREEVTSLAGDCPTLVAAGPLASDTLADDIFKRLGSDRLHFYDAIAPVVETDSIDFDHAFYMNRWEKGETADFINCPLDRETYEKFVAALVDAEGIEPRPYEKHELFEGCLPVEELARRGYETLRHGPMRPIGLGLGNNGKLWYAVIQLRAENKQKTLYNMVGFQTRLKWGTQKEIFTMVPALKNANFARLGCMHRNTFIDSPKFLDKTLRLRPELECAKDLPPTWFAGQITGSEGYTEAVATGLYSAWNMAQTLLHGAADPLPDESCIGALMNRLVEENEDFQPMNFNFGLLPHHEGLKKKNKKEILGEAARASVQKWIAERTIGNARFVNPQADAECEG
- a CDS encoding IMP cyclohydrolase, encoding MAKEPKELKLKFVDPQPMRYGENSHQAAVFYRDPTCNEASLATAKQLHGKELSYNNIVDADAALEMAREFAGENAVVIVKHMNPCGLATGKTLRTAMEAAWEGDPVSAFGSVIAVTKKVDLKTAEFLKGKFVEILLAPAFDKDALEFLQNKSKDIRLLEVGEIKKATKMKVYKHVIGGMLVQDRDVDVYEKFECVTKKKFAKNKEALARFTWIVTKHTKSNAIVMGYEYARGYFQVLGLGPGQPNRIDSNLRLCQPRVRDNVARMKAAAKFFNEKGKCIDKAGLKALEAKVFSEVVMGSDAFFPFPDNVEAAAAAGVQYIVQPGGSKKDDLSIEACNKLGVAMVFTGMRHFRH